A single Muntiacus reevesi chromosome 9, mMunRee1.1, whole genome shotgun sequence DNA region contains:
- the LOC136175531 gene encoding olfactory receptor 8J3-like — MAHGNFTRVTEFILTGVSERPDLQIPLFFVFLVIYGLTVTGNLSIITLTSVDSQLQTPMYFFLRHLAVVNLGNSTVIAPKLLVNFLVKKHTTSYCECAIQLGGFLVFIVAEVLMLAVMAYDRHVAICSPLLYMAVVSWRVCLLLVSLTYLYGFCTSVVTSSSVFSLTYCSSNVINHFYCDTAPLLALSCSDTSVPKAVIFISASTNLVFSIITVVASYFNIVLSILRIRSSQGRKKAFSTCASHMTAVSVFCGTLLFMYLQPQTYHSVGADKMASVFYTLVIPMLNPMIYSLRNKDVKAALKMFIRNT; from the coding sequence ATGGCTCATGGAAATTTCACCCGAGTCACTGAGTTTATTCTCACAGGAGTCTCAGAACGTCCAGACCTCCAGATCCCACTCTTCTTTGTCTTCCTGGTCATCTATGGGCTGACCGTGACAGGCAACCTAAGCATCATCACCCTCACCAGTGTGGACTCCCAACTTCAgacccccatgtatttcttcctcaggCACTTGGCCGTCGTCAATCTTGGCAATTCAACTGTCATTGCTCCTAAATTGCTGGTCAACTTCTTAGTAAAGAAGCACACCACCTCCTACTGTGAGTGTGCCATTCAGCTAGGGGGGTTCTTGGTTTTCATCGTCGCTGAGGTGCTCATGTtggctgtgatggcctatgaccgccatGTGGCCATCTGTAGCCCCCTGCTCTACATGGCGGTGGTGTCTTGGAGGGTCTGCCTTCTGCTGGTCTCCCTCACATACCTCTATGGCTTTTGCACATCAGTCGTGACTTCATCTTCTGTATTCTCTCTGACTTATTGTTCTTCCAATGTAATCAATCATTTTTACTGTGATACCGCCCCTCTGTTAGCATTGTCTTGCTCTGATACTTCAGTTCCAAAAGCAGTAATATTTATATCTGCATCTACAAATTTGGTGTTTTCCATAATTACCGTTGTAGCATCTTATTTCAACATTGTTCTATCCATTCTAAGGATACGTTCAtcacaaggaaggaaaaaagccttCTCCACATGTGCCTCGCATATGACGGCAGTGTCAGTCTTCTGTGGAACTCTGCTTTTTATGTATTTGCAGCCTCAGACTTACCATTCTGTGGGTGCTGATAAAATGGCCTCAGTGTTCTATACGCTGGTGATTCCCATGCTGAACCCCAtgatctacagcctgaggaacaaggACGTGAAAGCTGCACTGAAGATGTTTATTAGAAATACATGA